GCAAACATAACTTGATATGGCCGCTGTGAGCTGTCTATACTATCATCGTTCTGGTTGAGGATGCATGTCAATACATTTCATCTTTGCACATGCATCACATGCACTGCAGTTTCAGGGGTTATATCCAATTTGATGCTCTTTCAGAAATGCATCCCTTGATTCATGGTACTCATTACATTTATTTCATCTCTGTTTAGGTCCCAAAGCCCATTAACTTCTTTGTGAATTCACATTTGTATGAGAAGGGTGTAAAACAAATTCTCCGTCTTTTACTTTCAAAATTCATTCGCTGGCAACCAAGCCGTACTGATCATGATTGGGCACACATGTGGCGTGATTTGCAATCTCTTCAGGAAAAGGCTTTTCCTTTTCTAGATTTGGAGTTTGTGTTGATTGAGTTCTGCAGGGGATTGCTTAAAGCTGGAAAATTTTCTCTAGCTAGGAATTATTTGAAAGGTACCAGTTCTGTTGCTCTGGCAACAGACAAGGCTGAGAATCTTGTTATTCAAGCTGCAAGAGAGTATTTCTTCTCAGCGCCGACTCTTACTTCCCCTGAGGTTATTCTTGTTCTTACCTCAGAATATTTAACTTATTACTTGTGTAGTGGGTCTATACTGTGTTTCTATTGGCATCTTTCTATTAAATAACGTTAGATTGTGTTGTTGACTAGTGTCTATCAATTTATTCGTTGGCAAGAGGAAAAATGTAAAAACACTAATGCAAGAAACTAGCTCTACGCATATTCTCTTTATCCAGGCACCAGGCTTCATTGATATGGTGCTCTTTTTGGCTTCTCTGTCTTACAATGATCTGGTATAGAAAACTGTATTTCCAACCATAGATTTACTAATCTATCCTCTCAGCTATATGATTGCTGTTTTGATTTTTCTTGAGTTGAATTTTTTGTCTTGGTTTGACACTTGCGgtagaaaattaataaaattttgtgGAACTCTTGTGCAGATCTGGAAGGCTAAGGAGTGTTTGAATATCTTCCCTAGCAGCAGAACTGTCAGGGTTGAGGCTGACATCATTGATGCTGTTACAGTTAGACTTCCAAATCTTGGGGTTAACCTTCTGCCTATGGCATTTAGGCAAATAAAAGATCCTATGGAAATAATTAAGTTGGCAGTTACAAGCCAAAGTGGATCTTATCTAAACGTTGATGAACTTATTGAGATTGCTAAACTTCTTGGATTGAGCTCGCCAGAAGAAATATCAAGAGTCCAAGAAGCTATTGCACGAGAAGCAGCGTATACAGGAGACATACATCTGGCTTCTGATCTCTGTCTTGCTTTGGCCAAAAAGGGCCATGGTTGTATTTGGGACTTGTGTGCTGCTATTGCAAGGAGTCAAGCTCTTGAGAGCATGGACTCAAAATCCAAAAAGCTTCTTTTAGGATTTGCTTTGAGTAACTGTGATGAGGAATCAATTGGTGAGCTTCTTCAGGAATGGAAAGATCTCGACTTGCAGGACCAGTGTGAAAGTCTGACTATGTTGACTGGAAGAGTGCCTTCCGAATTATTGGAGCAGAGTTCCAATGACCAAGGTGAGTTTCCCGAGAGGAGATACATAAGTGTTGAGAACCAGGAGCCACAATTTGCAAAGTTGAAAAGTTTACTCTCCCTGGTTGTTCAAAATCTGTCATCTGAAAATGGCTGGGAACACCTTTTTAAAGAGAATGTGAAAGCATATTCTTTTGCTGCCTCAAAGCTCCCGTGGTTGCTCAAATTGTCTGATGATGGAGAACTTGGGAAAAGTTTTACTTCAGATTGGGTCTCCAGATTCGAGCATGTGAGTATAAGGACAAGAGCAGTGATGACTGTATTATCATGGTTGACAAGGAGCGGTTTCATTCCAAAGGATGATCTGATCGCTTCTCTGGCTAGGTCAGTTATGGAACCCCCCGTTTCAGGTGGGGATGATGCTATAGGTTGCTCTGTGCTGTTAAATCTCATAGATGCCTTTCATGGAGCTGAAATAATTGAAGAACAACTGAACATAAGAGAAAACTACAATGAATTCTCTAGTCTGATGAATGCCGGAATGATTTATAGTTTGTTGCATAGTTATGGTGTTGAATGCAGGAATCCTGCTCAAAGGAGAGAAGCTCTGACAAATGCACTTCAAAAAAAACAGAAGACACTCAGTTCAGGTGAAATTCTTGAAAACTTgggcatttcttttttttttttacccaGCATATTTGCAGAAGTcacctccttttcttttctcaaTCTCCTTTTGGTTTCTACGTGCTACCATTCAAAAATTACTCAACTCGTGTTTTATAAAATCCAGATGAGTGCACTAAAGTACACGAAGCACAATCAACATTTTGGAATGAGTGGAAAGTCAAATTAGAACAGCAGAAAAATGTAGCCGATGAATCGAGAATATTGGAGAAATTAATTCCTGGAGTGGAAAACTCTCGCTTTTTTTCTGGGGACATGGAGTATATACAGAGtgttattttttctcttattgaATCTGTTAGAATCGAGAAGAAGCAAATTTTGAAGGATGTTCTCATTCTTGCTGACACCTATGGAGTGGACCGGAGCAAGGTACATCTATTTGCAAACTTTTTTGGCCGTTATaagttttttataattaaacatTTCAGTGTGCTGTGTTGTTTTTAGGTGCTCCTGTATTACCTTAGAACTATACTTGTTTCTGATGTATGGAGTGTTGATGATATTCTGGAGGAGGTTTCAGTATATAAGGAAGAGATACTTGCTAATGCTGCAGAAGCCATAATGTCCATTTCTTCATCTGTCTATCCTGTAATTGATGGCCATGATAAGCAGAGGCTTGCATTTATCTACGATATACTCTCTGATTGCTATAAGCAGATAGAAGTATTAAAAGAGTTGCCTCCTGAAATTGACCAAAATCTAGTGCAAAGAAGTGCCTTGGAGCTAGCTACATTTTGCAAAATTGTTGGGAAAGAATGCAGCAGGGTCTCCTTTATTAAGAGCcttgattttaaaaatattgctCTGTTACAGACTCTGAACTTAGACTGCTTCAATGATGAACTTTGTGCTCagataaatgaaaataatgtgGAGGCATTAGCAGAGATGGTTCAAAACCTGGTTCATATGTATGGTGATATTGTGCCTGGTGGTCTTTTGTCATGGAAATCTGTATATACTCGTTATGTAATGAGCTCTCTCATCACTTTAGAGTGTAGAGCTGGAGATGAGATGCATTTTCAAAGCTCTGAAGATATTAACTCTTTTATAGATGAGTTGGAGCAGTTGTTCGACATATGCAAAAAGTATATTAGATTGATGGAATACCAAGATATGTTAGACGTAGTGCGGCATTTTTTCACTATCATCTTACCCATCGATGAAAGCTTGAGGAACTTTCCTTGTGACGCAAGTGGGAAAGAGTGCCTTGTGAAACTTATAAACTTGTGGCTCAGGTTGATGAATGATGTGGAAGATCTGGTGTCACTGGATTCTTCAGGAAAAAGGTTCTATTCTGAATGTTCTATAATATGTCTGAAAGTTTGCTTGGATTTGCTTGTAAAAGATGTTGTATTACCCAGTCAAGTTTGGTGCACAGTTGTTAATTATGTGGCGTATGGTCTTGTAAATAGTGTTGCTACTGAAGTATTCAATTTTTGTCGAGCAATGATTTTTTGTGGCTGTGGGTTTGATGCTATAGCTCATGTCTTCTGTGCAATAGAGGAAAAGTTCCCACGTGGAACGTTGTTGATAACAACCAGTGGAGAATCATCTGTTGACATCCAGGATCTTTCGAAACTCTATCTAAGTATACTTGAGACTGTCTTACAAGAAATAGCTGGAGGTTCCCCTGAACGTCTGAGTTTGCATTATTTACTTTCGTCCCTGAGTAAAATGGAAGGAGACTTGGAGCTACTGAAGAAAGTAAGGCTTGCAGTTTGGCACAGAATGTCGATGTTCTGTGACGATTTGCAGCTGCCAAGCCATATCAGGGTATATTCCTTGGAGCTTTTGCAATTTCTCTCCGGTAGGAAGAGAGATTCGGAAGCATTTTCTTCAAAAGGGTCTGCATTTCTTCTGCCTTGGGAAGGGGGTGATGATTTGCAGGACATAACTCCAAAACGTGAGAACATTTCTGATGACCCGACTGCAAAAGATGCGCCCAGTAGATTTACAAGTACCCTTGTGGCCTTGAAATCGTCACAGTTAGTTTCATCTGTCTCCCCTAGCCTCGAAATTACCCCAGACGATATTCATTCAGTTGATTCTGCTGTTTCCTGCTTTCTACGAGTATCTGAATTGGCAATTACCGCATCTCATGTTAATGCTTTGGTGGCTGTACTGGCTGAGTGGGAGGGGCTTTTTACAACGAGAATAGATGAAGGCGCTTCTCTCGATGCATCTAATGCTGCCAATAACTGGGCCAATGATGACTGGGATGAAGGTTGGGAGTGTTTCCAAGACGAATCAGTCGAGAAGGAAACTAAAGAAAGCAGTATCCTCTTGATTCATCCTCTGCATATTTGTTGGATGACCTTAATAAGTAAAATGGTAGCGCTCTCGAGCCATACTGACATATTAAGATTGCTTGATCAGAGTGTTGCCAAAAATTGTGGAGTACTGCTGAATGAAGACGATACTCGTAGTCTGACTCAGGCTATACTCGAGTTGGATTGCTTTTTAGCTCTGAAGATAGCGCTATTGCTCCCTTACGAGGCAATACAGATCCAGTGTTTGGATGCAATTGAGAACAAGCTGAAGGAAGGAGGCATACAGGACGACATTGCCCAGGACCATTTCTTTTTCATCCTCGTTTTATCATCTGGGATTTTGTCCAAAATCATAACAAAGGCTTCTTATGGCACCACGTTCTCTTACATATGCTTCATGGTTGGTAACTTGTGTCGTCAGTTCCAGGAGGCACAGGCATCACCTATCAGACATGATGGAGCTACTGGAGAGGAGAGGAAGAAAGGATTCCTCTTCGTGGGACTTATCTTTCCTTGTTTTTTGGCAGAGCTCGTGAAGGCTGATCAACATGTTCTGGCTGGCTTTCTGGCTGTAAGATTCATGCACACGAATGCTTCACTCAATTTAATCAACGTTGCAGAGGCCAGTCTCAGGACATATCTGGAAAGGCAGGTTCTTCAACTGCAGGAGAAGGAGTTATCGGAGAATACCAGCATCTTCGAACCTCTTTCGAATACAGTTAGCAATTTCAAGGGCGGGTTAGGAAAATTGTTGCAATCTGCTCTGTCTTTACTGCCAAGAGATGTTAGGTAATTGATGCAGTTCACCTTTCGCAGAAGTCATGTACACATGTTCTATAGTTTACTACTTTGCTCAGAATTCCACAGCTAAAGAAGAATTGTGGTCTGTTATGTATAGATTTTATAATGCCGACGATGAATTTATGTTTGCGTTTTACAGAATGAAAATCGTTTTTGGGGCGAGACgataatttatgtttttaagTGATGAATTTTTTCTATTGATTCTTTTTAAGTCTTAATGAATTATTTCGATCTATACATGTTTTGAATCATCATAGACTACTTCCtttgtcctataaaaatagacattttttttttcattttgatctgCCAATAAAAATAATCCATCCGTCAGCAGTTTATTATCTCACTTAGATTCGTCatggtttttaatttttttttactttgtgataaaaaaaaatggggATATTAGTTAGCGACTATGGCCTTATTTTTACGTATATAGGTTTTATTCTTTAATTAGTAATTTAGTTGAATGTGGGGTCGCACTTAATCAAGATGGAAAACCGTAAACAAGACTTTAAATTGTGGATGtctcaaaatagcaaaatgagatACATTATCTTTACAGTCGGAAGGTGTAGtacgataaaaaaaattctctaaTTAGGTGGCCTATATTTTCtactaaaatattttaattacttgttctttttatttcacttttactttatcaatagTGTATTAAAATCTGTAAAACATCTAGTATTTTATAGTCAAATAGAGTATAAAAAAGTGAACTATAATACTATTGCAAATTGATATGCAAACTAGAAAATATGACGATCGTGCAAGGAATACATTTTGTATATTGGGGCAAGCTCAAACATCCTGCTAAAATAAAAAGGAACGTGCCGAATAATAAACAATTTATttgacaaaataattaaattatgagtatttttataataaaaacgTCTAAcgtttttataatataatataataatgagggaacatcatttttggtccacgaactttgccaaagtatcattttaggtccgtgaactttgaaaatatcattttaggtccgtgaactttgagttagtatcatttgaggtactttttaccatttccaagtttttttggacgaaaataccctcaataccttaaagtgtatatatttttaataaatttatcatatattcatatttttttataaatatctttacaatatatttttgacaaattttctaaatataatttgaccttaaatattatcacttaattttgtgacatgcaagtaaaattgcttcttcaattttttatattaaattttttttaaattgaataaagaactttctttaataataaaaaattgaataaagatctttttataaatatctatagaatatatttttgacaaattttctaaatataatttgaccttcaatattatcatttaattttgtgacatgcaagaaaagatctttattcaatattttattattaaagaaaagttctttattcaatttaaaaaaaattaatataaaaaattgaagaagcaattttacttgcatgtcacaaaattaagtgataatatttaaggtcaaattatatttagaaaatttgtcaaaaatatattgtaaagatatttataaaaaattatgagtatataataaatttataaaaaatatatacactttaaggtattgagggtattttcgtccaaaaaaacttgtaaatagtaaaaagtacctcaaatgatactaactcaaagttcacggacctaaaatgatagtttcaaagttcacggacctaaaatgatactttggcaaagttcgtgaaccaaaaatgatgttccctctataataataataataataataataataataataataataataatggtggGATTAAAGTTAACGTTGTACTACAAGGAAAGTTATACAATTAAAGGCAAATTCTTTAACGTTATAAAAGGAAAGTTATACATATAAATAAACGCCTAACACCTCTCCAATCTTACTCAGAATTCCAAAATCTACTTTCGATTTGGACATAATTGTTGTGCAAGAAGATGGCTGCCTTCAGAAACCGCACGATTTGGTACGACCGGTCGATGCTGCAGAGCGACGAGACGATCTTCGTGATCCCGCCCGAATCCGATCAGAGCCGTCACCACTCAGCCGCCGCGGCACCTTGGTACGACTGCTCGATTCTGCAGGGAGACGAGACCATCTTCCTTGTCCCGCGCGATCAGAGCCGTCGATTCGTCACCGCCAAAGAATGGGGTTGTTGAAAGAATGAATACGACTTTGCTTGATAAAGTGAGATGCATGTTAGCTAAATCTGGTTTGACTAAAaagttttggggtgaagctttaATGACGGCTACTTATCTTGTGAATAGATTTCCATCTGTACCATTGTGGACAATGTCCTGAATATGTGTTTACTGGAAAATCCCTTAACCTTTCTAATCTGAGAGTGTTAGGTTGTTCTGATTTTGTGCATACTAAAACTGACAAACTTGAACCTAGATCTAGAAAATGTGTGTTTTTGGGATATCCTAAAGGTGTGAACGGGTATAGAGTATGGCTGAGAGATGAGCCTGAATTTAAAGTCATCATTAGTAGGGATGCGTTGTTTAATGAAACTTAGTTCCCCTGCTTGCAATTGACTGAAAACCCAGTTCCACAGATTGTGAACAGTGACCCTCTCACTGAGGTGGAGTCCACAGACAAGCCCACTGATGTGGAGCATCCAGAGGATgttccaagtgaggtggagcagccATTTTGGAACTCTACACCAATCTGTACTCCTAGTGAAACACCTAATGAGGGGGATCTGCAAGATGATGCTGTTATTAATGTGCCTTTGCCTGATAATGTGAACAATGCTGCTAATATGCCAGTTAGTCCTGTTAGAATTCCTCCTGCTATGTTAGAGGAAATGATCTCTCTGAAAATAAACCTTACCTGGATACTTGTACCTCTGCCTCTCGATGCTTCTGTGGTAGACTGCAGGTGGTCATATAAGCTAAAAACTGAGGTGGAGGGTTTAAGGTACAAGGCCAGATTAGTGGCCAAGGGATTTACTCAACAAAAGGGGGTAGATTATACTGAAATCTTTGCTCTTGTTGTTAAATTTACTACTGTGAGATTAATGCTTACATTGtgtgctcattttgattgggaattGAAACAAATCGATGTCAAAACtgctttcttgcatggtgatttGGATAAACTAATTTATATGAAACAGTCTGAAGGATTTGTTGATCCTAAGTTTCCCAATCATGTATGTTTGCTTAAAAAGGCTTTGTATGGTTTGAAACAGTCACCTAGGCAGTGGAACATTAAGTTTAATACTTGTATGCATAAGTCAGGCTTTGTTAGAAGTACCTTTGATGCATGCTTGTATGCGAAGAACTTGAACACTGTGCCTGTTTTTCTACAGGTATATATGGATGATATGCTGATTATGGGTCCCTGTTTGAAGACTATAACTGCTGTGCAAACTGCTTTGAGTgggaattttgacatgaaagatttATGGGATGCTCAGAAGATATTAGGGATTAATATTTTCAGATATAGAAAAGAGTGTGTGCTTGTTTAGCATCAAGAACCCTATTTGCacaaaattctgaaaaaatttaacatgtttgATGCTCATTTTATGTTGAGTAAAGACTTGTGTCCCAAATCTGAATATGATATCAATGCCATGAAGAAGGTTCCCTATGCTAATGCTATTGGATCTGTGATGTATTTGATGGTTAGCACTAGGCCTGATATTGTCTATGTTGTGTCTTGCTTGAGTAGATACATGTCTAATCCTGGTCCTGTTCATTGGGAAGCCTTGAAATGGTTGCTGAGATATCTGAAAAATACTTTTAAATATGGATTGTGCTATTCTAGATGTGAAGATGGTGTTAAATTGACTGGTTATGTTGATTCCAATTATGCTAATGATAGAGATTAGAGGAAGTCCACCACTTCCTATGTCTTTACTGTATGCAGATCTTGCATAAGTTGGAAATCACAGCTGCAGCATATTGTGGCTCTGTTCACTACTGAATCTGAGTACATTGCCATTACCGAGGCAATGAAAGAAGTTGTATGGTTAAAGGGAGTACTTTCTGAACTCAATTTTGTGAAAACTCCTCCTGTTGTGTTTTCAGATTAACAGTCTGCGATTCAATTGTGTAAAAATCCAATtttccatgatagaactaagGACATTGATGTGATATTCCATACATCAGGGACATTGTAGAAAAGAATGAGGTTTCTCTTTTGAAAATACAGACTGATAAAAATCCAGCTGACATGGGGACTAAATGCTTACCACTTGAAAAACTTCTTTTCTGCATTAAGTATTTGCATTTTGACCTAGGAttgctgcatgtcccggggtATAAAAAGACCTCAGCCACCTGACTACTATGGTAAGGGTGTGTGGTGGCTGGAGGCACTAAGTCCTATAGGCTAATGGGTGTCAGCCCCTTTGGAACCTAGTAGGCAAACCTGGTGGTTTCCCTAAGCAAGTGAACTTGGTTCTTTGGTGCTGTGGGGACTGCTTTGTAGGAAATGGTGAATTAAAACCTTAGCAAATAGTGCAATTGGTTTCCTAAAATAatgtccaaggtggagtatgttgaTTAAATGGGTTGTTATGTTGGTGGACTAATATTTGGGCATGTGATTAATTCTGGCCCAGGTTGTTTGGGCTTCTGCTTTGCCCTAGCACGTTTACTTGGATGATATACACCCCTCACTCCACTCCACCGCCTCATCTTCTGtctctcacttctctctctctgctTTCTGGCGATTTAGTTTCCCTGGTGTTTCTTCTTCTCTGATGATTCTTTGAGTGTTACACGATGGTTTATCACGAGTGTTTGAGTGATTAAACGTGTGTGTGGGTGGGAGATAAGCAACTGCTTCGGTTGCTTGGGTTCCAGAGAAGTTAGGGTTTCTTGTTGAGAGGTTTCTTGTGAAGTGAGGTTCTGAGAGTGAATAGATCAAGTGTAGTGGAGTGGTTTGGGGTTGAAATCCATGGTTTGTGAAGAGTTTTCACGGTTGGATTCAACGTTGCTCCCTTGGATTGTGGTTTTGGTGAATAAATCTATACTATTAGCGGGTGGTTGAGCCATAGCTACAAGATCTATGCGATTCCTTTGAATTCTCTCTTTTTCCCTGCATTATTTGtttagatccgagaggatcttGTATTTTGCTACTAACTAGGGTTTCTAGTGTACAGGGTTCTCGGTGGTTCTTGGAGCTTCTGGTCCAGAGTGCTGTGTTCGAGATCTTAGCTAGTTACTGTTGTAATAGCTTGTATTTGTTTGTAatatcagtcgcttggttgatagtttgactgagctatcttgtacaagaccaaagaggtctcaGTAAATAGTGAATCCAAAGTAGTCTCATCCCTACACTTATATATCCCTCCAACTTCCTCCATCGCATCACCACCAAAGTTATCTCCGTTTGTGCAGATGCTGAGCTTAGGCTGGAGCCCACGCACAGCCTCGGCGTTGCTCTTTGCAAGATCTTGAAACACTCCCCCATTTATCATCAAGTAATCCCTCATGGCCAAGTAGTTCCCTCCAAAGACGCCGAGAATGGAGCGTATGTAGGTCCCTTGAGCCTCGACTAGAGCAGTGAGCCCTTCGGCCTCCTTCATCTTGGCAGGTCGCCCTCCACCTTCTGCTTCCGTTGATACAGCTCAGCCTCCGCTGCAGCCTTGACCGCCTCTGACTCCTTCTGCTTCTCGTAGAGATAGGCTTCCGCAGCTTTCTGTTTGGCGTACAAGACGGCGTTGGCTGCCTGCGACTTGGTTTCGAACTCAACGGTGGCTTTGGTGAGGAGATCCGCCTTTAGCTTTTCCGTGGTTGTGAGTGCGTTCATCCTCTCCACCTCTCTCTGGAGTTCGGCCTCGCGGATGGCGACTGTCTTCTTGGACTCAACTGTGCGACTTCAGCCTCCTTAGCCCATCCCGCTTTCTTCATGGCGAGCTGGGCGTTTGCCTCCGCAGCCATGGCCTCCTACTGGTTTTGATAGATCTTAACCTCGGTCTCCACCTTGAATTCCTGCTTCTTCCCTTCTCCTTGCCTCTGGGTGGAGATGATCTTCGTCTCGGCGTCGATCTTGGCAGCATTCTGCATTTGGCCGTTTCGGAGCTTGGCACCAACCTAATTAATGCATACATTGTTGAAATAATTAGTActccgattttttattttcctaacTTCTTAGGAATTAAGGTTTTCTAATAAAGGGGTTTCCTAAACTAAATTCCATGAAAAGTACtgtattaattggagataaaaatgataatgaGTTTTCATAATCATTCTGGTTAGCGGCCTCCATCTGGACCTTCTGGCCGAGATAGGAGAAGTATTCATGTCCCGGGACGTCGACGAGCTGCTTGACGTTGGCGTTGTAGATGAGGAGGCCAAACTGGTTGAGCTCCAGCTGGATCTTGTTGAAGACCTCCAGCTGTTGGTATCGTCAGTGCGGGGGGCGATGGTGAAGACGGCGGGGAGGATGAAGGGGAGCTTCTCGGCGCTCATGGCTTGGACTTGGAAGGTGTAGTTGACCGGGGAGAGGTCGATTCGGGTGCATCGTTGACCAGGAAACACCCACGACTTGCGAGTCAGCTTCATGTCTTTGATCCATCCTCCCGTTATCACAAGGTATTCCGATGCTTTAGCTACTTTATACATTATCACAATCTTTAGTTTACACACAACTTAAACTAGCTAGAACAACAAGACAATAATGAGATTTGTGATTCAATACACAAATTGAAGGTCCTATTTGTAGAGGGATAAGCAAATCCCGACAAGGGAAAGAGATGGATTATACAaggaaaatttcaaattattgtAATCTTTTAACCGTGTTTTTCGGTGTTTATCGCTATCTCTAGGTTTCCCATCACAACACTCATTcctaaaataaatactagtataatataTACTCACTCTATTCATTAATATTATTTGGttttaagaaaattaaagat
This sequence is a window from Salvia splendens isolate huo1 chromosome 14, SspV2, whole genome shotgun sequence. Protein-coding genes within it:
- the LOC121765541 gene encoding MAG2-interacting protein 2-like isoform X3, which produces MTRITKRHLNLSSPIVGLILQDDASEKKSYLCSFTVFAADGSFHDIEISKDPSASISSAKAMNNSSMLRQFPSEICCWDYHPELSLFAIVCSSTDSKSAINESAGSYTVSIWRRKQSLQMEPVVFSESEGSYRVTKGHHGQLTSPKVLFSPNGNLVASLDVKGCLFTFKFDEETCSFFSTGTEFLQDIVDFTWWSDDVLTIAKINGIITMVDVLNHVNVSGNDISYSMPLLERAHKHPGLIFVLENSSSEDSNRPSEQKGVFDRLTTEKPDKFDFSKLEWSLVSLTKRSVIELYDNLIRDQKFQAALDFADCHGLDKDEVLKSQWLSSSQGVQEINTILNTIKDKGFILSECVEKVGPTEDATKTLLSFGLRLTDSYRFSELEDDENEQIWNFRLTRLRLLQFSDRLETFLGINMGRFSMQEYSRFRELAISKAAIVIAEGGKIGALNLLINRHLYSLIPSILEVLAAIPETIPVQSYGHLLLATSAPTHVVVRDEDWVECEKMAMFIKNFHVNHESSIQFITEPIAMKYLPFQWPSISELSYWYKKRARDIDSLSGQLENSLYLVDLAIRKGISELKDFLDDIHCLFQLIYSDENEDDTNFSMNLASWEQLSDYEKFKLIMMDVKEDNVIPRLHKKGIPFMQRRVSILTGVDATVGQPTPAKSADSFLVRWLKEVAAQNKLELCLIVIEEGCRDMAEPPIYKDKMELVDCALKCIYLCSDVDRWSTMSTILSKLPQMRAADIKKRLKLAVGHVEAGRLLACYQVPKPINFFVNSHLYEKGVKQILRLLLSKFIRWQPSRTDHDWAHMWRDLQSLQEKAFPFLDLEFVLIEFCRGLLKAGKFSLARNYLKGTSSVALATDKAENLVIQAAREYFFSAPTLTSPEIWKAKECLNIFPSSRTVRVEADIIDAVTVRLPNLGVNLLPMAFRQIKDPMEIIKLAVTSQSGSYLNVDELIEIAKLLGLSSPEEISRVQEAIAREAAYTGDIHLASDLCLALAKKGHGCIWDLCAAIARSQALESMDSKSKKLLLGFALSNCDEESIGELLQEWKDLDLQDQCESLTMLTGRVPSELLEQSSNDQGEFPERRYISVENQEPQFAKLKSLLSLVVQNLSSENGWEHLFKENVKAYSFAASKLPWLLKLSDDGELGKSFTSDWVSRFEHVSIRTRAVMTVLSWLTRSGFIPKDDLIASLARSVMEPPVSGGDDAIGCSVLLNLIDAFHGAEIIEEQLNIRENYNEFSSLMNAGMIYSLLHSYGVECRNPAQRREALTNALQKKQKTLSSDECTKVHEAQSTFWNEWKVKLEQQKNVADESRILEKLIPGVENSRFFSGDMEYIQSVIFSLIESVRIEKKQILKDVLILADTYGVDRSKVLLYYLRTILVSDVWSVDDILEEVSVYKEEILANAAEAIMSISSSVYPVIDGHDKQRLAFIYDILSDCYKQIEVLKELPPEIDQNLVQRSALELATFCKIVGKECSRVSFIKSLDFKNIALLQTLNLDCFNDELCAQINENNVEALAEMVQNLVHMYGDIVPGGLLSWKSVYTRYVMSSLITLECRAGDEMHFQSSEDINSFIDELEQLFDICKKYIRLMEYQDMLDVVRHFFTIILPIDESLRNFPCDASGKECLVKLINLWLRLMNDVEDLVSLDSSGKRFYSECSIICLKVCLDLLVKDVVLPSQVWCTVVNYVAYGLVNSVATEVFNFCRAMIFCGCGFDAIAHVFCAIEEKFPRGTLLITTSGESSVDIQDLSKLYLSILETVLQEIAGGSPERLSLHYLLSSLSKMEGDLELLKKVRLAVWHRMSMFCDDLQLPSHIRVYSLELLQFLSGRKRDSEAFSSKGSAFLLPWEGGDDLQDITPKRENISDDPTAKDAPSRFTSTLVALKSSQLVSSVSPSLEITPDDIHSVDSAVSCFLRVSELAITASHVNALVAVLAEWEGLFTTRIDEGASLDASNAANNWANDDWDEGWECFQDESVEKETKESSILLIHPLHICWMTLISKMVALSSHTDILRLLDQSVAKNCGVLLNEDDTRSLTQAILELDCFLALKIALLLPYEAIQIQCLDAIENKLKEGGIQDDIAQDHFFFILVLSSGILSKIITKASYGTTFSYICFMVGNLCRQFQEAQASPIRHDGATGEERKKGFLFVGLIFPCFLAELVKADQHVLAGFLAVRFMHTNASLNLINVAEASLRTYLERQVLQLQEKELSENTSIFEPLSNTVSNFKGGLGKLLQSALSLLPRDVR